The window gtacctagtagccagaacgcacttctcagcctactatgcaaggcccgatttgcctaataagccaagttttcatgaattaatgttttttcgactacctaacctacctaacctgacctaacctaacgttttctgctacctaaccgaacctaacctataaagataggttaggttaggttaggtagggatggttaggttcggtcatatatctacgttaattttaactctaataaaaaaaattgacctcatacataatgaaatgcgtagctttatcatttcataagaaaaaaattagagaaaatatattaattcaggaaaacttggcttattaggcaaatcgggccttgcatagtaggctgagaagtgcgttctggctattaggtacgacatatatatatatatatatatatatatatatatatatatatatatatatatatatatatatatatatatatatatatatatatatatatgtcgtacctaatagccagaacgcacttctcagcctactattcaaggcccgatttgcctaataagccaagttttcatgaattaatgttttttcgtctacctaacctacctaacctaacctaacctagctttttttggctacctaacctaaccttacctataaatataggttaggttaggttaggtagggttggttaggttcggtcatatatctatgttaattttaactccaataaaaaaaaattgacctcatacatagagaaaagggttgctttatcatttcataagaaaaaaattatagtaaatatattaattctggaaaacttggcttattaggcaaatcgggccttgaatagtaggctgagaagtgagttctggctactaggtacgacatatatatatatatatatatatatatatatatatatatatatatatatatatatgtatatatatatatatatatatatatatatatatgtcgtacctagtagccagaactcacttctgagcctactatgcaaggcccgatttgcctaataagccaagttttcatgaattaattgcttttcgactacctaacctacctaacctaacctaacctaactttttcggctacctaacctaacctaacctataaagataggttaggttaggttaggtagggttggttaggttcggtcatatatctacgttaattttaactccaataaaaaaaaattcacctcttacataatgaaatgggttgctttatcatttcataagaaaaaaaatagagaaaatatattatttcatgaaaacttggcttattaggcaaatcgggccttgcattgtaggctgaaaagtgagttctggctactaggtacgacatatatatatatatatatatatatatatatatatatatatatatatatatatatatatatatatatatatatatatatatatatatatatatatatatatgtcgtacctagtagccagaactcacttctcagcctactgtgcgaggcccgatttgcctaataagccaagttttaccgaattaatatattttctctaatttttttcttatgaaatgataaagctacccatttcattatgtatgaggtcaatttttttttatttgagttaaaattaacgtagatatatgaccgaacctaaccaaccctacctaacctaacctaacctatctttataggttaggttaggttaggtagccgaaaacgttaggttaggttaggttaggtaggttaggttgtcgaaaaaacattaattcatgaaaactaggcttattaggcaaatcgggccatgcatagtaggctgagaagtgagttctggctactaggtacgacatatatatatatatatatatatatatatatatatatatatatatatatatatatatatatatatatatatatatatatatatatatatatatatatatatatatatatatatatatatatatatatatatatatatatatatatatatgttgtacctagtagccagaacgtcgtactcggcctgcaatgcaaggcctgatttgcctaataagccaagttttcctgaattaatatattttctctaatttttttcttgtgaaatgataaaggtacccatttcattatgtatgaggtcaatttttttttaattgagtaaaaattaacgtagatatatgaccgaacctaaccaaccctacctaacctaacctaacctatctttataggttaggttaggttaggtagccgaaaaagttaggttaggttaggttaggttggttaggtagtcgaaaaacaattaattcatgaaaacttggcttattaggcaaattgggccttgcattgtaggttgagaactgcgttctggctactaggtacgacatatatatatatatatatatatatatatatatatatatatatatatatatatgtcgtacctagtagccagaacgcacttctatgcctactattcaaggcccgatttgcctaataagccaagttttcatgaattaattgtttttcgactacctaacctacctaacctaacctaacctaacgttttcggctacctaacctaacctaaccgataaagataggttaggttaggttaggtagggttggttaggttcggtcatatatctacattaattttaactccaataaaaaaaaattgacctcatacgtaatgaaatgggtagctttataatttcataagaaaaaaattagagaaaatatactaattcatgaaaacttggcttattaggcaaattgggccttgaatagtaggcatagaagtgagttctggctactaggtacgacatatatatatatatatatatatatatatatatatatatatatatacatatatatatatatatatatatatatatatatatatatatatatatatgtatatatatatatatatatatatatatatatatatatatatatatatatatatatatatatatatatatatatatatatatgtcgtacctagtagccagaacgcacttctcagcctactatgcaaggcccgatttgcctaataagtcaagttttcatgaattaattgtttttcgactacctaacctacctaacctaacctaacctaactttttcggctacctaccctaacctaacttatagagataggtcaggtgaggttaggtagggttggttaggttcggtcatatatctacgttaattttaactccaataaaaaaaattgacctcatacataatgaaatgggtagctttatcatttcataagaaaaaaattagagaaaatatattaattcaggaaaacttggcttattaggcaaatcgggccttgcatagtaggctaagaagtgcgttctggctactaggtacgacatatatatatatatatatatatatatatatatatatatatatatatatatatatatatatatatatatatatatatatatatatatatatatatatatatatatatatatatatatatatatatgttgtacctagtagccagaacgtcatactcggcctactatgcaaggcccgatttccctaataatccaagttttcctgaatttgtgtatttttctcatttttttcttatgaaatgataaatcattccatttcattatttataagttatttttttgaaatttgagttaaaactaacgtagatatatgaccgaacctaaccaaccttacctaacctatctaaacgtaACCTATACTCACACAACTAAGTcattaatttatgttcctaatataatgtaataataataattcaaataaactaattggaaacaatttattgaaaataaagtaaatcaatcggcctattagggaaatcggggattgcatagtagggcaagaagtgagttctggctactaggtacgacatatatatatgtgtatgtatatatatatatatatatatatatatatatatatatatatatatatatatatatatatatatatatataaaatatttcttacattcttgaacagacactagcatgcatagctttttgggcaagtccttaatcctaattttaacactcacattcccagtaagcagcccatatcagctgtctaactcccaagtacctatttactgttaggtgaataggtgcatcagggcaaaagaaactgcccatttgtttcagcatcTAATAAAAATAGAACCTTGACCCTTAGGATTACAAacccagagcactgtccactgAGCCGTCAGGCTCTGATGTTAATTTTAATATTACTGTGAACTGGAATACATGAAATAAACTATATCAGCAGTCAAGTATAATACAACTAACAATTGAATTAAtagtggtccagaacggaccgaaacgtctttgtattttcatctttttgtgtgtggttaggacaacattcttcagcaacattattgtgactcatcagctGTATAAAATACAACTACTTTATACAACAAATCAGTAATGTAATTGTGGAACCTaaaaacttgtctaaaatatataCAAGTTTTCCTTTGAATTTAAAAAACGAAGAATGAGTTTTGATTACCTTTAATAGTTGAATCTTCAGACAGTCTTCgttttttcttcattttctttaacttaagctcttgctccccattcttttcttttgcctcactgatgttgataTCTTCTTGGGCATCTATATTATTTGTTGGTATCTTGTTGACACTTGATCCATTGTCCTGCATGTATGCTGAAAATTAAGAAACATGCGTAAATTTAATATGGTATCATCATTACAAAATATGTCGTCCAAAAAACTTTAATTGAAAGAAACACTGAAATGTGAAATTTGGCAGCAATGAGGAACTATGTCATTATGGGAATTTTGGTACCCATATGTAAAGGAAGTCTCATTATCTGATGATATAGACCTGATGCAAAGTAAAGTgtgtcaaaattatttgcacaccctcctccactatgtgatggagtgaaaaaagatatgtgaattcggataattctataacaaatgttcaagatatgaggaaatatttcattcaaaatgatctgctgccaggaatcttggtcaaatatcaccagtttgctaactgtatgtagtaactaagtgattgtaacctatccaccgctgtccactggatggaggcagtgtgcaagataaacatatcaattgtgacactagctctccacacatgtcagttgcttaatttaaaatctgtactcatggtcggtctcgagccccttGTCAATGTGGTGATGTGCATGGAATTATGTAACTAGGTCATCAAGATtaaaacttgcttagctaaaatgaaTTGCTTGGTTCAGTCCCGGAGCCAATTaagtatgtgcctctgcaaccattTCCACTACCGCTAACAACATggatatgggatgcataatatatgaactaaactactGTACTATGTAAATGCTTTTCATTATTGCCAACACAAAGGAACATGCAGGTTTTATGATTTTCATTGTTAGcttatgcaaaataataataataataattaccaagaTAAAACAATTCGGTGAGATTATTAACATTTTTGCTTGACAGACCACTTCCTGGTAGCATGCCCTTTGTGGTATTTCTATTGCCGACCTTAAAATAGATGACAGCAACTTGATAACCACCACCTTGTAGCTTAGAGACCTGCAATACAACAAAATAGTTacaaatataactaaaatatttttagtgttaatttgaacacagtgttcaagagatatgGCTTCAATTATAAAAAaagagattaactttatgattACAGAATATAAGATGGGATAACCATAAGCTTCTGAAACAGACAGATCCCTCCCTCATACAGATGGGTACATCTGCAAAAGTGCAGAAGTACCGAAGTAGCTTAAGATGTACTTTTCTTACCTAGTTTAAGAGACCTACTGATAGTTATATCATTAAAGTATAATTACATAACTAAtggaatttaaaaaatataaaataacacaaaattacttatataatgcacattactttattattaacatcaATAAGTACAGTATCCACCAAAATTGAAAATGTTAATACTAATTAattatcaaatggcttaaaatctGTTTATTTGTGGGAAAATTTAAAACCTAACAGAATGGATATTAATACAATATGATACAATTTTAATTGAAGAAATAACAGAATGCATGAAATACTTACAGATTTTTTCATGgctttgggggcctcgtagcctggtggatagcgcgcaggactcgtaattctgtggcgcggattcgattcccgcacgaggcagaaacaaatgggcaaagtttctttcaccctgaatgcccctgttacctagcagtaaataggtacctgggagttagtcagctgtcacgggctgcttcctgggggtggaggcctggtcgaggaccgggccgcggggacactaaagccccgaaatcatctcaagataacctcaagatctgcaAAGGTTTTGATGCTTAGCAGCTCTTCGAcccatttccttatatttctcctCCCGCTCTACATCACCCTTACGCTTTTCATCTATAAAGCTGTGTCCACAGTTGCAGAAATGTCGACGAACACTAATGACATTACTGCAGATGGGACAACACCGCTGGAAAGGTTTCTTCTGGCCTGTAAATAAAGATAATCTGGGCAATCATAAAAAAGAGTAAAATGTTTAAAATGTAATACAGTGGTACAAAAAACACAGTAGTAGCATAATGAAAGACCACAAAGCAGTACAGTGCTACAGAAGATTGAGCGGAGAATTGTGATTGTATTATTGAGAACCTGTACAGCACCAGATTTTATTAATTACACAAGTAAACCAAATTTAATAAGAGAAGAATAATATGGAATTTTCAATGTAAATCAAAATTGCAATTTGTGAACTGCAAATAATTGAATTGGGACTCAAATACTTATTTGACTAAGTTTTTTGATCttccaataatattaaattaatattcaACTTAACTAACATTTTGTGGTATTAATAAAGTTTGAAATAGATATGCAATTCTAACAGACAAAATTGACAAAACAAAATTAAGATTTTATACTCTATATCTAATGATAATATGAACTTACAcccaaataaaattaataacatacaaaaacaaaatttaaagtatatattataaacaaatcaCAATTATAATGTAACTTACTTGAATTACTGGAAGCCATTGCTGTAATGTTCTCTCAGATAGAATTGTTGACAATGTTGTAATGTTGCAATTGATAATGTTGTCTGATTTAAATTTtacctaaaaaaaacaaaaataaattattaacaGATATACAATAGCATCAGTTTAGATTAATTATAAAAAACATAAAtgcatatttttcatatatattttttcatgcaTATTTTTCTACCTTGCATATAAATGCAAGGTAGAATACATATATGCACCACTAAGATGGTGGTGCATGTATTTTATAACACATTTGAACAATGAAACTCTACAGATGATGCAGTAGACACAAGTAAATTGGCACTGTAGGAGACATtgaaaaaacagaaataacatgattttaacagtgataagttacaggtgctgaagtatggtagaaacgaggaaattaaatgaaacaaggaacacaggacacaatcagacctactctaagaaggaaaaaacatgcatgagatctgagaattacgacgtctgacgacctcacactttgtgaacataatcgagcaaatatagtggcggccagaaaaataatggaatggtttatgagaatgttaaaattcaaagacccaacccacagtaatgctaatactattcaaataactggtgctgtcccatcttgagtattgctcggtactgactccccctttctgaacaggagaaatctctgaattagaggaaataaagagaccataaacagcaaacatataaatgataaaacatctaaataattgagaccgtctcaaagctctcaaaatgtactttctggacaggagacaagaatggtatcaaataatatatatatgtaagatactagagggccaggtcccaaatttgcacagcataatataacaacatactggagctaaagatacagaaggaaattaataacaggtgtcataggtacaatcagagagcagagtcttaacagtagggggttcaagggctgtttgctaggctaggcaagggtagactaggcttggctagtgttggctaggttatgctaggaagaagtaggctaggctgatttactccaccagtaattggcggtctgtctaattacaagctaccacaagctacacaagcttcacatagcttcctagcaatatgttagtaatgaataaataagatatatttactcattataatgttggtactgaatgtagaacacgaaaaaacataattttaatctgaaaaagtatctttttataaagaaattagacgaaaataaagaaatggtgacaccaaatcaagtcgacgatccaagcatcggttaggttaggttaggttaggttaggtttggtttggttaagctaggttagatttggttaggttagatttggttaggttagatttggttaggttagatttggttaggtttgattaggttaggttaggttaggtcagcctaacatatcatatttattaattactaacgtattgccaggaagctttgtgaagcttgtgtagcttgtggtagcttgtggtgacAGACCCGTaattggggggaaaggggggagggggggaacctcaatataaacctaatttgtagcttcctgttctccgacataatgatttattttacgccaggctttcagcacagccgcataaaaaaccctggttatttatttattaatatacgagaaggtacactgggggttaagagagaaaataggaataatgatgattttacaatcttgcccgaaacgctatgcgtactagtggctttaggtattgtatgtactacctctatctataaatcaaacagaatgtttgtactgtaactctgcatctatgtatatatttttcctaaataaattattattattattgtaaagccactagcacgcatagcgtttcgggcaaagatcccgtacccagaagctgggtatctttggttgccctgtgactactcttatgacattccctaactcttatgacattccctaacagtattgttaaactaataacaatgaacagtagctcaatattaccggaataatccaactcatgtggccatgtttttgttgtgaagcccggtcgttcagttcgtatacatcataccttcttacgaaggttagagtcttaaaaatgtcttaccattgctaagaaatcataagatataattatttacaataatacactggttgtttttgttgatttaggggcgatgacatgagtaaactggttatgttgtgttgatttaggggtaacgaactgtggttattagactttgttttgtacataagcaaaaaaaacaagatgtaattcttttaattataacaataataacgacaaaaagttaataattaatttacttgttaagcaaaattcgcaatatcttagttttctttaggaaaaaaaaataaaagacatctggaaaaagatctgcagactatgtcttacattttattccgttatttacactaaaagaacaattaaacgtacactatcgcccgtgcctggtgcacgagcaccaggcacgggcaccgggagcatcccagacactgccttaatcgactgagattaaggcagtgttattttcattcctttagaacaaggaaatctcattcttaaactgtataatatgagctgcgcaataattttttgctgatcttcaataaagaaattctggagggcttgtgcaaggattaggatgagttagcctacttTTTACTGTAAATCCGTTTCTGGTTACTCAAGGGTGACACTGgcgggcaacacgagaataaatatttgtataaattccaatttcgatccgatctacttggggatagtttacaaatgtttgtcatgaaatttacgttttttctaaaagccgaagagcttatttgagaaaacagtatggcattgaatcagcgtggtaaaacaattgtattattgacacgacgagtataatcgacgtagttttcatatatgttgccggtcgaacacatccttatgtgacgttttatacttatgtttttctagaacattctattgcgaacacattggtacaaaaatgaaatacgtacatcgaaaactaatgtcagaacagtgacaagagtatacacttttaaatatggccgctcgatcgccgatacactaatttcatttggggaaatttattttttcatacgccgtttcgcgacaattatttataactgatataaatgttgcaaaagaagtttaggattaagtaacatattacacattaaaaaaaattaatacattaatacctaaacagtgtgtaaatacagtgataaattgtgccaaacattacacaatattatttactaagaagcgtatgacaactcaaaacggcatgatttcaacaggattttttatagttgtcaaaaaagtctgattttaattatcaagtatttgtcacaatgtgttttatataattatgaggcagtggaacgaccaaattgttctgtattataaatgcataatgctaaatttctatatacataacagtaaaataatgaccacctacatttaaggataactaggaaatagtaactggaaactttatttgaacgaaaattcaataccaaatttcttagatgtttttcttaatataaagatcaacagtaacgaatcttattcattatggacaaattaacaacaaaaaacataattttcattgaggaccatgtattagagcatacttagtcacttatatattaaaagtattgtgttttttgaaacattggggttgtaaacaaacagaacggcctacccgaaaagtcgtaacataagaagttgtacatgtttgctaatttattatttgataaatgattattactaatttacgacgactataaaggtttcccattagttaaattactgtagtgtgactaaatgctactacaaaacatatatatcctgggaaagtcacaatgaccagcgacattaaagcataaacgactaaatagtaacaggaaactgtcggcgaacgaaaaattcatttccaaatttattagatgttttcctaaatataaagatcgatgggctggaattttctggattatggcctaattaaggcaaaaatatatgtatttttacttgaagaacatatatcagagcatagtcagtgagttatagaataataagagtgtggtatttcattgtataacaagagatagtccatggaagcgaaaatagacgtagtttaagacaaaataacgtccaaaaacagccgtagagtcaaacggcaactgttgacgttctttttaagaggacaggttggatgataaacgtcaaaatattgctgaattcgatgaattttggtacaaaacaaaacgcaagaaaacttgcttaaaatgttatattatgcgaaaatttgagatatgaaggccaaatcacatatcgtgatactacatgaaatagtatatttCATGTATATTTCATTAGTATATTTCATATATtggtaatatatttacgtaatatcaaactacatgaaaaacgtgaaaaatccttattataccaaatttgaggattttaacttcgaatcatagagcgaggtttcgtattttttagaccctagaaaagacgtataaagatgttgctttcaatacaaatgataaaaatcaatgtgttttcattaaaattaactaaaatgttcctgattttcggtttatattaccgatagaagatgtaaaggtaaaaccgttctaatccggctgaaacgtcgatatatgcaataaaaacagaacttctccccttttcaatatcttactcagtattttaacgagaaacaaatagatgattgaaaatgaagtatataaggttattttctgatcaattatgtgtttacataatttttatcgtatatttaatgaattaataacaataaactgaaaatacacaaaaacgtggaaaaacggcaaaatattgcctaattcgatgatatttggtttaaatcacatgaaagaaaagtggatgataaaggtcaaaatattgctgaattcgatgatttttagtacaaaacaaaatgcaagaaaacttgcttaaaatgcaatattatgcgaaaacctgagacatgaaggtcaaatcacatatcgtgatactacatgaaatagtatcgcaatattgttatttttttacgtaatatcaaactacatgaacaacgtgaaaaatccttattataccaaatttgaggattttaacttcgaatcataaagcgacgtttcgtttttttgagaccctagaaaagacgtatagagatgttgcttctaatacaaatgataaaaatcaatgtgttttcattaaaattaactaaaatgttcctgattttcggtttatattaccgatagaagatgtaaacgtaaaaccgttctaatccggctgaaacgtcgatatatgcaataaaaaaagaacttctccccttttcaatatcttactcagtattttaacgagaaacaaatagatgattgaaaatgaagtatttaaggttattttctgatcaattatgtgtttgcattatttttttgtatatttaatgaattataccaataaactgaagtttcacaaaaacgtgaaaaacggcaatatattgcctaattcgatgatattttgtttaaatcacataaaggaaaaggggatgataaaggtcaaaatattgctaaattcgatgatttttagtacaaaacaaaatgcaagaaaacatgcttaaaattgcaaaatttgagaaattctgagatatgaaggccaaatcacatatcgtgagaaaacatgaagtagtatcgaaatattggtaaaaacgaaaatatatacctaaaatcacactgcatgaataacgtgaaaagtcactatattaacatatttgaggattttaacttcaaatcatagagcgaggtttcgtgttatttagatccaagaaaagacatatgacaatgttgtttctaatacaaatgataaaaatcaatgtgttttcattagacttaactaaaatgttcctgattttccgtatatattaccgatggaaaacgtacacgtaaaaccgctctaatccagctgaaacgtcgatatatgcaataaaaacagaacttctccccttttcaatatcttactcagtattttaacgagaaacaaatagttgattgaaaatgaagtgtttaaggtt of the Procambarus clarkii isolate CNS0578487 chromosome 56, FALCON_Pclarkii_2.0, whole genome shotgun sequence genome contains:
- the LOC123770915 gene encoding uncharacterized protein, with product MKKSVSKLQGGGYQVAVIYFKVGNRNTTKGMLPGSGLSSKNVNNLTELFYLAYMQDNGSSVNKIPTNNIDAQEDINISEAKEKNGEQELKLKKMKKKRRLSEDSTIKVHIQENQNRKIREAKDKNIEQEDKSLKKMKKHRLSQDTTVTGNQNSFFDF